The sequence CTAACAATCGTGTTAATTTTGCCAGCAATTGATCTCCGAAATGGAAAATGTGTAAATCTGGTGCAGGGACGTGCAGGAGAGGAAACAATTTTCTCGGACCAACCTGTAGAAATGGCCCAACAGTGGCAAGAAAGCGGCGCCGAATACCTTCACCTTGTAGACCTTGACGGTGCGTTTAGTACAGTATCCGATAATCTCCACGTCGTCAAGCAGATTGTCGAAGTGGTTCAGGTTCCCGTTCAATTGGGAGGAGGCATACGGACAATGGACAGGTTAGATGACGTTCTAGCACTCGGTGTGACAAGAGCAATTCTGGGGACGGCTGCCCTTAAAAATCCGTCGTTGGTCGAAGCCGCATGTAAAAAGTACGAATCCCACATCGCTGTCGGCATTGATGCAAAAGATGGGATGGTCGCTACAGAAGGCTGGCTCGATGTGTCTGAAAAGCCCGCTCTTACCTTCGCTAGAGAGATGGCAGATTCCGGAGTTCAAACCATCATCTATACCGATATCAAAAGCGATGGTATGCTCCAAGGACCCAACTTGGATACTACGGAAGCCATTGCTGACGCAGTCTCGGTAGATGTCATCGCCTCCGGTGGAATCACATCAATTCAAGATGTCCAATCGCTCAAAGAAATAGAGGTTCACGGCGCAATTGTCGGTCGGTCGCTGTATACTGGTGCTTTAGATCTGAGAGCCGCAATCTCCACCGCCCGTTAGCGGTGAATTAGCAACGCACCTCAAACTTCCAAACCCACCCTTTATTCATCCGGGCGAATCCAACTAACCACATCCTCCGCATCACCGGTGCCACCCTCGCGTCCATCGCTACCGAAAGAGACAAGATCGTAACCGTAGCGGTCATGGACACCGGGACGGATATAGATATAACCGTTTCCCCACGGATCTTTCGTGATTGGGACCTTCAAATATGGGCCCAACCAATTGACGGGAACTGGCGGCTGCTCAGGTTTCTCCCACAGCGCTGCCAGCCCTTGTTCGCTCGAGGGATAATCCCCATTATCTTTCGCGTAGGTGTCCAATGCAATGCCGATAGTCTCAATCTCTTCTGCTGCTTGCGCTTGATCTGCTTTTCCTGCCTGCCCCAGCAAGCCCGACGCTAGAACAACGGCAACCACAATCCCGATAATAACCACAACGATGAGGAGTTGTGTAGATGTAAAACCAGACGGTTGATTATCAATGTTTCTCAAACAATAGCCTCCTTCAT is a genomic window of Candidatus Poribacteria bacterium containing:
- the gspG gene encoding type II secretion system major pseudopilin GspG; this encodes MRNIDNQPSGFTSTQLLIVVVIIGIVVAVVLASGLLGQAGKADQAQAAEEIETIGIALDTYAKDNGDYPSSEQGLAALWEKPEQPPVPVNWLGPYLKVPITKDPWGNGYIYIRPGVHDRYGYDLVSFGSDGREGGTGDAEDVVSWIRPDE
- the hisA gene encoding 1-(5-phosphoribosyl)-5-[(5-phosphoribosylamino)methylideneamino]imidazole-4-carboxamide isomerase; amino-acid sequence: MLILPAIDLRNGKCVNLVQGRAGEETIFSDQPVEMAQQWQESGAEYLHLVDLDGAFSTVSDNLHVVKQIVEVVQVPVQLGGGIRTMDRLDDVLALGVTRAILGTAALKNPSLVEAACKKYESHIAVGIDAKDGMVATEGWLDVSEKPALTFAREMADSGVQTIIYTDIKSDGMLQGPNLDTTEAIADAVSVDVIASGGITSIQDVQSLKEIEVHGAIVGRSLYTGALDLRAAISTAR